A genomic window from Elaeis guineensis isolate ETL-2024a chromosome 3, EG11, whole genome shotgun sequence includes:
- the LOC105041828 gene encoding LOW QUALITY PROTEIN: cytokinin dehydrogenase 11 (The sequence of the model RefSeq protein was modified relative to this genomic sequence to represent the inferred CDS: inserted 1 base in 1 codon), whose translation MIAYLDQQQQRLAPDGEPESSAGGAASGPDGDSAVLRSLDLHAATNPAAVSAAAEDFGGIVRARPAAVIRPATADDVAAAIRLAAHSPGLTVAARGNGHSVNGQAMAAGGLVLDMRYLGAPMELVRDAAGGGSAVDVPGGALWEEVLEXGVRRHGMAPTSWTDYLGLTVGGTLSNGGISGQAFRHGPQISNVTELEVVTGDGERVVCSAAANSNLFFAVLGGLGQFGVITRARIPLHPAPHMVKWIRVVYNRFEDYSRDAEWLVIRSDPDACDYVEGFAFVNSADPVDGWPSVPLSPASPFDPALIPAGSGPVLYCLEVALHFNHAEHGTIDQRAGEMLRRLRYIPGLEFAVEATYVDFLSRVKRAEEAARANGSWAAPHPWLNILVASSDIVDFDRNVFKRILKDGIGGPMLVYPLLRSKWDPRTSVAVPESEIFYLVALLRFSRGYPEGPAAAEMVAQNREIVDCCRSNGYDFKLYLPHYQSETDWAVHFGRHWPRFVDHKARYDPLAILAPGQKLFSRSRPPSPAVI comes from the exons ATGATCGCTTATCTGGACCAGCAGCAGCAGCGCCTCGCCCCCGACGGCGAGCCGGAATCCTCCGCCGGCGGCGCCGCCTCCGGACCCGATGGCGATTCGGCTGTTCTCCGGTCTCTCGACCTCCATGCCGCCACCAATCCTGCTGCTGTCTCCGCTGCGGCGGAGGACTTCGGCGGGATCGTCCGGGCCCGACCCGCGGCGGTCATCCGGCCGGCAACAGCAGACGACGTCGCCGCCGCGATCCGCCTCGCCGCTCACTCCCCGGGCCTCACCGTCGCCGCCCGCGGCAACGGACACTCCGTCAACGGCCAGGCCATGGCCGCCGGCGGCCTCGTCCTCGACATGCGCTATCTCGGCGCCCCTATGGAGCTCGTCCGCGACGCCGCAGGCGGCGGCTCCGCCGTCGACGTCCCTGGCGGAGCGCTGTGGGAGGAGGTGCTGG TGGGGGTCCGGCGGCACGGGATGGCGCCGACGTCGTGGACGGACTACCTGGGGCTCACCGTCGGCGGGACGCTCTCCAACGGCGGGATCAGCGGCCAGGCCTTCCGCCACGGCCCCCAGATCTCCAACGTAACCGAGCTGGAAGTCGTAACTGGCGACGGCGAGCGGGTCGTGTGCTCCGCTGCCGCCAACTCCAATCTCTTCTTCGCCGTCCTCGGCGGCCTCGGTCAGTTTGGCGTCATCACCCGCGCTCGCATCCCTCTCCACCCGGCACCCCACATG GTGAAGTGGATAAGGGTGGTATACAACCGGTTCGAAGATTACTCGCGCGACGCCGAATGGCTCGTGATCCGGTCCGATCCGGACGCTTGCGATTACGTGGAGGGCTTCGCGTTCGTTAACAGCGCGGACCCAGTCGACGGCTGGCCCTCGGTCCCGCTCTCCCCCGCCTCGCCCTTCGACCCGGCCCTCATCCCGGCCGGGTCCGGCCCGGTCCTCTACTGCCTCGAGGTCGCACTCCACTTCAACCATGCCGAACACGGCACCATCGATCAG CGAGCGGGCGAGATGCTGCGGCGGCTGCGGTACATCCCGGGACTGGAGTTCGCGGTGGAAGCGACGTACGTGGACTTCCTCTCACGTGTGAAACGGGCGGAGGAGGCGGCACGCGCGAACGGCTCCTGGGCGGCGCCCCACCCCTGGCTCAACATCCTGGTCGCGTCATCAGACATCGTCGATTTCGATCGCAACGTCTTCAAGCGAATCTTGAAGGACGGCATCGGTGGGCCCATGCTGGTGTACCCGCTGCTCCGGAGCAA GTGGGACCCGCGGACGTCCGTAGCGGTGCCGGAGAGCGAGATATTCTACCTGGTGGCGCTGCTGCGGTTCAGCCGGGGGTACCCGGAGGGTCCGGCGGCGGCGGAGATGGTGGCGCAGAACCGCGAGATCGTGGACTGCTGCCGATCCAACGGCTACGACTTCAAGCTCTACCTCCCCCACTACCAGTCGGAGACCGACTGGGCCGTCCACTTTGGCCGCCACTGGCCCCGCTTTGTCGACCACAAGGCCCGCTACGACCCCCTCGCCATCCTCGCCCCCGGCCAGAAGCTCTTCTCTCGCTCTCGCCCGCCGTCACCGGCCGTAATTTAA